From a region of the Nitrospirota bacterium genome:
- a CDS encoding DUF507 family protein — protein sequence MRPSCDRPWGRPPSGSTRHEPNHAPCVGWLRYRGGQMKLSKERVTHLAQTLGARLQAQGHLDLTGTPKALAEALEQAITEELMVEDRLNAEIRGLMKAYEAEIEQGRVDYQKMFTMIKSKLVRDRGLIL from the coding sequence ATGCGACCCAGTTGCGACAGGCCCTGGGGGCGACCACCATCCGGGTCGACAAGGCATGAGCCGAATCATGCACCGTGTGTCGGATGGCTCCGGTATCGCGGGGGACAGATGAAGCTCTCGAAGGAACGGGTGACCCATCTGGCGCAGACCCTGGGCGCTCGGCTCCAGGCCCAGGGGCATCTGGACCTGACCGGAACGCCGAAAGCCCTGGCGGAAGCGCTGGAGCAGGCAATCACGGAAGAACTCATGGTCGAGGATCGCCTCAACGCGGAGATCCGCGGCCTCATGAAGGCCTATGAAGCCGAGATCGAACAGGGGCGGGTGGACTATCAGAAGATGTTTACGATGATCAAAAGCAAGCTGGTTCGGGATCGGGGGCTCATTCTTTAA
- a CDS encoding DUF507 family protein: MSAMLLSDDKITHLSHVILACLKKTTAAKLKGDETHALREIKRILALELVQEEAVERSVRAKLASYSRPIAEGSQEWEVLYRKAMEEELRKHRSS, encoded by the coding sequence GTGAGTGCAATGCTGTTGAGCGACGACAAGATCACCCATCTGTCGCATGTGATTCTGGCCTGTCTGAAGAAGACGACGGCCGCAAAATTGAAGGGTGATGAGACCCACGCCCTGCGCGAGATCAAGCGCATCCTGGCCTTGGAATTGGTCCAGGAAGAGGCGGTCGAGCGGTCGGTGCGGGCCAAGCTGGCCTCCTATTCCCGTCCCATTGCGGAGGGCAGTCAGGAGTGGGAAGTGCTGTATCGGAAAGCGATGGAGGAGGAGTTGCGGAAACACAGGTCCTCCTAG
- a CDS encoding tetratricopeptide repeat protein — translation MSASTVAVQANEQGTKAYQSRQFDAAKVSFEQTVTAAPDSGEAHYNLGLALFAMGDNDAAREHFIEAANLAPGNKVIWDSPALRQYGSPDPNIRKKKVDDSYTNQRPGLGTKPGGMSR, via the coding sequence ATGAGCGCGTCCACGGTGGCCGTCCAAGCCAATGAGCAAGGGACCAAAGCCTATCAAAGCCGCCAGTTCGATGCCGCGAAGGTTTCGTTCGAGCAAACCGTGACGGCGGCGCCGGATTCCGGAGAAGCCCATTACAATCTGGGCCTGGCGCTGTTCGCGATGGGCGACAACGATGCGGCCCGGGAACATTTCATCGAAGCGGCGAATCTGGCTCCCGGCAACAAGGTGATCTGGGACTCTCCGGCTTTGCGCCAATATGGGAGTCCCGATCCGAATATTCGCAAGAAGAAGGTGGACGACAGTTACACGAACCAGAGGCCCGGGCTCGGCACCAAGCCGGGGGGCATGAGTCGTTAG
- a CDS encoding thioredoxin-dependent thiol peroxidase codes for MATELAVGVPAPEFSLSDENGKTVALKGLKGNPIVLYFYPKDDTPGCTKEACDFRDSHKRLRQTGAVVLGVSLDGAEAHKKFIAKFDLPFSLLCDEDASVSKSYGVYKQKNMYGKKYWGIERSTFVIDERGVVKALFRKVKVDGHADEVLAALKK; via the coding sequence ATGGCAACGGAGTTGGCGGTCGGCGTGCCCGCGCCGGAGTTTTCACTGTCCGACGAAAACGGAAAAACCGTCGCGCTGAAGGGGCTCAAGGGCAATCCCATCGTGCTGTATTTCTATCCCAAAGATGACACGCCCGGCTGTACGAAGGAGGCCTGCGACTTCCGCGATTCCCATAAACGGCTTCGGCAGACCGGCGCCGTCGTCCTGGGCGTCAGTCTTGACGGGGCGGAGGCGCACAAGAAATTCATCGCCAAATTCGATCTGCCTTTTTCGCTCCTGTGCGACGAGGATGCGTCGGTGTCCAAGTCCTACGGGGTCTACAAGCAGAAGAATATGTATGGGAAGAAATACTGGGGCATCGAACGGAGCACGTTTGTCATAGATGAACGGGGTGTCGTCAAAGCCCTGTTCCGCAAGGTCAAGGTGGACGGCCATGCGGATGAGGTGTTGGCGGCCTTAAAGAAGTGA
- the radA gene encoding DNA repair protein RadA: MRVKTSFLCQVCGHQAPRWLGRCPDCGRWNSLKEERLPATGPGRAGNPGVAGSKATPINEIEIIGEDRLETGIGELDRVLGGGVIPGSVILIGGDPGIGKTTLLLQALPKLAMAGEKVLYVSGEESPRQIKMRAQRLAVEDPALFILAETSLETIFKSIHELQPTVVVVDSIQTVYTDQITSAPGSISQVQEVAGQLMGFAKRSGVPVFIIGHVTKEGAIAGPRLLEHIVDTVLYFEGDRGHAYRILRAVKNRFGSTNEIGVFTMKDAGLEEVGNPSELFLAERPERSTGSVVVSSLEGSRPILVELQALVSSTSYAMPKRMANGVELNRVSLLLAVMEKRLGLHFSGQDVYVNVVGGLQIEEPAVDVGIALAITSSLRERPIDHRTVVLGEMGLGGEVRAISQVDLRLREAAKMGFRRCLLPERNLAKLEPVEGMELVGIREIGDALDAAFA, encoded by the coding sequence ATGCGAGTCAAAACCAGCTTTTTGTGCCAGGTTTGCGGCCACCAGGCTCCCCGGTGGCTGGGGCGATGTCCCGATTGTGGCCGGTGGAATAGCCTGAAGGAGGAACGGCTTCCTGCGACCGGTCCTGGTCGTGCGGGGAATCCCGGCGTGGCCGGTTCGAAGGCGACGCCCATCAACGAAATCGAGATCATCGGCGAAGATCGGCTGGAGACGGGGATCGGCGAACTGGATCGTGTGTTGGGGGGCGGCGTCATACCCGGGTCGGTGATCCTCATCGGGGGCGACCCCGGCATCGGCAAGACCACCCTGCTCCTCCAGGCCCTGCCGAAGCTGGCGATGGCCGGCGAAAAAGTCCTGTACGTGTCGGGAGAAGAGTCCCCGCGGCAGATCAAGATGCGGGCGCAGCGGCTGGCCGTCGAAGACCCGGCCCTCTTCATCCTGGCCGAAACGTCACTCGAAACCATCTTCAAGTCGATCCACGAGTTGCAGCCGACGGTTGTGGTGGTGGACTCCATCCAGACGGTCTATACCGACCAGATCACTTCCGCGCCCGGCAGCATCAGTCAGGTGCAGGAGGTGGCGGGGCAGTTGATGGGGTTTGCCAAGCGGAGCGGCGTGCCGGTGTTCATCATCGGCCATGTGACGAAGGAAGGGGCGATTGCCGGGCCCCGGCTTCTGGAGCACATCGTGGATACGGTGCTGTATTTCGAGGGCGACCGGGGCCATGCCTATCGGATCTTGCGCGCCGTGAAGAACCGGTTCGGATCCACGAACGAGATCGGGGTCTTTACGATGAAGGACGCGGGGCTCGAAGAAGTCGGCAACCCATCGGAACTGTTCCTGGCCGAGCGGCCCGAGCGGAGTACCGGCTCAGTCGTCGTTTCCAGTCTGGAGGGGTCGCGGCCCATTCTGGTCGAGTTGCAGGCGTTGGTGTCTTCGACGAGCTATGCCATGCCGAAGCGTATGGCGAACGGCGTGGAGCTGAATCGGGTCTCCCTGTTGCTGGCGGTGATGGAGAAACGGCTCGGGTTGCATTTTTCCGGGCAGGATGTCTACGTGAACGTCGTGGGCGGCCTGCAAATCGAGGAGCCGGCGGTGGACGTGGGGATTGCGTTGGCCATTACGTCCAGCCTCCGCGAGCGTCCGATCGATCACCGCACGGTCGTCCTGGGCGAGATGGGCCTCGGTGGAGAGGTGCGCGCCATCAGCCAGGTGGATCTCCGCTTGCGCGAGGCGGCCAAAATGGGGTTTCGACGCTGCCTGCTGCCGGAACGGAATCTGGCCAAGCTGGAGCCGGTCGAGGGGATGGAACTCGTGGGGATCCGAGAGATTGGAGACGCATTGGATGCGGCGTTCGCCTAG
- the tsaB gene encoding tRNA (adenosine(37)-N6)-threonylcarbamoyltransferase complex dimerization subunit type 1 TsaB → MVKVLAVETATRRQSVAILDGTRVLARSDEDARGAHARWLVPTIDRLLAETGLSLTGLDGLAVSIGPGSFTGLRVGLATMMGFRTVAGLPLAAVPTLEALAWNHREVGCTICPILQARTGEVYWALYRWTSETVLTRISEARAGTLRALGESITDSTVVLGDGWEGNEDELQLVLAERMVKVEQAPPEAMAVSAVSVGLAGLERLARGDKASQGLVPLYVQRAEAEVAWERRAPAVASIPGRDEGGHGQS, encoded by the coding sequence ATCGTGAAAGTCTTGGCCGTGGAAACCGCGACGAGGCGTCAAAGCGTGGCGATCCTGGATGGGACGAGGGTGTTGGCACGTTCGGATGAAGATGCCCGAGGGGCCCATGCGCGCTGGTTGGTGCCGACCATTGATCGGCTCTTGGCTGAAACCGGTTTGTCTCTGACCGGTCTGGACGGATTGGCCGTTTCCATTGGGCCTGGATCGTTCACCGGCTTGCGGGTTGGCCTGGCCACGATGATGGGCTTCCGAACGGTCGCCGGTCTTCCCTTGGCAGCGGTTCCAACCCTGGAAGCCCTAGCCTGGAATCACCGGGAGGTGGGGTGCACCATCTGTCCGATCCTGCAGGCCAGAACCGGCGAGGTCTATTGGGCTTTGTATCGCTGGACCTCGGAAACGGTGCTGACTCGGATTTCGGAAGCACGAGCCGGAACGCTCCGGGCGCTGGGTGAGTCCATCACAGACTCGACCGTCGTACTGGGCGACGGCTGGGAGGGCAACGAGGACGAGTTGCAGCTGGTGCTCGCAGAACGGATGGTGAAGGTGGAGCAGGCGCCTCCTGAGGCGATGGCGGTTTCAGCCGTGAGCGTCGGCCTGGCCGGACTGGAACGGCTGGCACGGGGTGACAAAGCAAGCCAGGGGTTGGTCCCCTTGTATGTTCAACGAGCTGAAGCGGAGGTGGCTTGGGAGCGGCGGGCGCCGGCTGTCGCCTCTATCCCTGGCCGGGACGAAGGCGGTCATGGACAGTCATAG
- the rimI gene encoding ribosomal-protein-alanine N-acetyltransferase yields MDSHRGSVVHDRQDPLASRFLFEPAQRGDLDRLVAIEQASFTAPWTRKMLEAELQNPFSQLLTARRRSDGRTGEIVGYLCFWIVFEELRLMNLAVEAGSRRRGIARALVLHALSLARDRGATRAVLEVRVSNHAARRLYEGLGFRQVAVRSRYYADPIEDAVLMQRESVGVLTLSQEVEHAD; encoded by the coding sequence ATGGACAGTCATAGGGGTAGCGTGGTTCACGATCGCCAAGATCCTCTTGCCTCTCGGTTTCTGTTTGAGCCGGCACAAAGGGGGGATCTCGATCGTCTCGTTGCGATCGAGCAGGCCTCGTTCACGGCTCCCTGGACCCGTAAGATGCTCGAAGCGGAGTTGCAGAATCCCTTCAGTCAGCTCCTCACCGCGCGACGGCGGTCGGACGGGCGGACCGGAGAGATCGTCGGCTACCTGTGCTTCTGGATCGTGTTCGAGGAGTTGCGCCTCATGAATTTGGCCGTGGAAGCGGGGAGTCGGCGCCGGGGCATTGCCAGGGCACTGGTCCTCCACGCCCTCTCCCTGGCCCGTGACCGTGGTGCTACACGGGCGGTGCTCGAGGTGCGGGTCTCGAATCATGCGGCCAGGCGCCTGTACGAAGGCTTGGGATTCCGACAGGTGGCTGTTCGTTCCCGGTACTACGCGGATCCGATCGAAGATGCCGTGCTGATGCAACGAGAGTCGGTGGGCGTTCTAACCCTAAGCCAGGAGGTGGAGCATGCTGACTGA
- a CDS encoding DUF465 domain-containing protein translates to MLTDARVSELLRGSSTEFKELEQIHHRLDAELAELQKRHVLTPQEELVKKQLQKEKLAKKDRMAELIRLYRENG, encoded by the coding sequence ATGCTGACTGACGCACGTGTCTCGGAGCTGTTGAGAGGGTCCAGCACGGAATTCAAGGAACTCGAACAGATTCACCACCGGCTGGATGCGGAACTGGCGGAATTGCAAAAGCGACATGTGCTGACCCCCCAGGAGGAGCTGGTCAAGAAGCAGCTCCAAAAAGAGAAACTGGCCAAGAAGGACAGGATGGCGGAGTTGATTCGCCTGTATCGGGAGAACGGGTAG
- the tatC gene encoding twin-arginine translocase subunit TatC, translated as MEFPGVKSMATVLPPLANHLASIKRRLIVIAGAVLASFILTFAYAGELIQWFKRPFSDELIFYSPTEALFASVKVSILAGIVLSLPVILYQCWKFIEPALLPKEQRWAIPLFCLAAGFFALGMVFCNLVILPLVIQFFVSFGMERALVPQLAVGTYVDFNVKFLLIFGFAFELPLVLTLLSRIGVVSPALLSHYRKHAVMTALILSAIVTPDATLFTMLLMAVPLMVLYEIGILGTRLFGRRLPQGAPGQDHDGPVPVLPTGTAGQRVK; from the coding sequence ATGGAATTTCCAGGCGTCAAGTCCATGGCTACCGTGCTGCCGCCGCTGGCCAACCACCTGGCCAGCATCAAGCGGCGCCTGATCGTGATTGCGGGAGCGGTCCTGGCGTCTTTCATCCTGACCTTTGCTTATGCGGGGGAGTTGATTCAATGGTTCAAGCGCCCCTTTTCGGACGAGCTGATTTTTTACAGCCCCACCGAAGCTCTGTTTGCCTCCGTGAAGGTATCGATCCTGGCCGGTATCGTGCTGAGTCTGCCAGTGATTCTCTATCAATGCTGGAAGTTCATCGAGCCGGCCCTGCTCCCGAAGGAGCAACGGTGGGCCATTCCCCTCTTCTGTCTGGCGGCAGGATTTTTCGCCCTGGGAATGGTTTTCTGCAATCTGGTCATCCTGCCGCTGGTCATCCAGTTCTTCGTCAGTTTCGGTATGGAGCGAGCGCTGGTTCCCCAATTGGCTGTCGGCACTTACGTCGATTTCAACGTCAAATTTCTGCTGATCTTTGGGTTCGCGTTCGAGCTACCGTTGGTGTTGACGCTGTTGTCGCGCATCGGCGTCGTGTCGCCGGCGTTGCTCAGCCATTACCGCAAACATGCCGTCATGACGGCCTTGATCCTGTCGGCAATCGTCACGCCCGACGCCACCCTGTTCACCATGCTCTTGATGGCGGTGCCCCTCATGGTCCTGTATGAGATCGGCATTCTTGGGACCCGCTTGTTTGGCCGGCGCCTTCCGCAAGGAGCGCCGGGGCAGGATCATGATGGGCCTGTTCCGGTGCTGCCGACGGGCACGGCCGGCCAGCGGGTGAAATGA
- a CDS encoding peptidylprolyl isomerase has translation MSEPSEKTRATITVTMKGERLGEIGLKFYPDVAPGHVKNFIKLAQEKFYDGTTFHRVIPGFMIQGGDPNSKQPDRSMHGMGGPGHRVKAEFNSKPHKRGVLSMARSNDPDSAGSQFFICVADANFLDWQYTAFGEVVSGMDLADKIVAVKRDGRDNPLERVEMTVTVSEA, from the coding sequence ATGAGTGAGCCGAGCGAGAAGACGCGCGCGACGATTACGGTGACGATGAAAGGGGAACGGCTGGGTGAGATCGGGCTGAAGTTTTATCCGGACGTGGCGCCGGGCCATGTGAAGAACTTTATCAAGCTGGCCCAGGAGAAGTTTTACGACGGGACGACGTTTCACCGAGTGATCCCCGGATTTATGATCCAGGGGGGCGATCCCAACAGCAAGCAGCCGGACCGATCCATGCACGGGATGGGTGGGCCGGGCCACCGGGTGAAGGCGGAGTTCAACAGTAAACCGCACAAGCGGGGCGTGTTGTCTATGGCCAGGTCGAACGATCCGGACAGCGCCGGCTCGCAGTTTTTCATTTGCGTGGCCGATGCCAATTTTCTGGATTGGCAGTATACGGCGTTCGGCGAGGTCGTGAGCGGGATGGATCTGGCGGACAAGATTGTCGCCGTGAAGCGGGACGGGCGGGACAATCCGCTCGAACGGGTCGAGATGACCGTGACCGTGTCGGAAGCCTGA
- a CDS encoding RiPP maturation radical SAM protein 1, with translation MPFGYSKYPSIQLGTLSALLKSQGIGVASHYLNLRFAHKIGVPLYELLCEKRALLGEWLFSHLLFRENPKHADYPRTFKPVFEELARESGHPISYFEELAARGAPQFLTWAMTAIDWGQYQVVGFTSTFDQNVASLSLAKLIKDIYPDVRIVFGGANFDGDMGLEHLRAFPWIDYVVVGEGEEVFPSLVRQILEGNEASPPKGVAYRREGRICFEPNSKLFSEFQRMGPPDYDDYFRQVAEIGGEPSRGLDRVLLYEGSRGCWWGEKHHCTFCGLNAQSMKFRAKTPEQVARELDYLSSRYDSTRFRLVDNIIDMKYVDKLFGQFAADHLDLDVFIETKSNLHKKQIQTLAQGGVKCMQPGIESLSQAQLHEMDKGVSPMQNVQCLKWSLYYHVDISWNILLGFPHETDEDYRKQIELIPSLLHLQPPQGVGKFWLERFSPYFTRPEQYGIRITGPGLAYHYVYDPKVVDLRKIAYDFEYEIDHKVSPGRYEELTQLVRDWQQRHASADKPFLYYSKSLSYVTVYDGRSSDRPTRTRYDWPASSILELCNEAPKSLEQIRAGLKEAGRGQVPDPASLEDLFAALIARRILYVERGKYFTLALPTNSTF, from the coding sequence ATGCCGTTCGGCTATTCCAAGTATCCGTCCATCCAATTGGGGACGCTTTCGGCCTTGCTGAAGTCTCAGGGGATCGGCGTCGCCAGCCACTATCTCAACCTCCGGTTTGCCCACAAGATCGGCGTGCCCTTGTATGAGCTGCTGTGCGAGAAGCGTGCGCTGCTTGGGGAGTGGCTCTTTTCCCACCTGCTGTTCCGCGAGAACCCCAAGCATGCCGACTATCCCCGCACCTTCAAGCCAGTCTTCGAAGAGCTGGCTCGTGAAAGCGGTCACCCCATCTCGTATTTTGAAGAACTGGCCGCCAGGGGAGCCCCGCAGTTTCTCACCTGGGCCATGACGGCGATCGATTGGGGGCAGTATCAGGTCGTCGGGTTCACTTCCACCTTCGACCAGAACGTGGCCAGTCTGTCCTTGGCCAAGCTCATCAAGGATATCTATCCGGACGTGCGGATCGTCTTCGGAGGAGCCAATTTCGACGGAGACATGGGTCTCGAGCACCTCCGCGCCTTCCCCTGGATCGATTATGTGGTGGTGGGGGAGGGGGAGGAGGTGTTTCCCTCCTTGGTGAGGCAGATTCTCGAGGGCAACGAGGCCAGCCCGCCGAAAGGGGTGGCCTATCGCCGGGAGGGGCGGATTTGCTTCGAGCCGAATTCGAAACTTTTTTCCGAATTTCAGCGGATGGGGCCTCCCGATTACGACGATTATTTTCGACAGGTGGCCGAAATCGGCGGGGAGCCGTCAAGGGGCTTGGATCGTGTCCTGCTCTATGAAGGGTCCCGGGGGTGCTGGTGGGGTGAGAAGCATCACTGCACGTTCTGCGGTTTGAACGCCCAGAGCATGAAATTCCGGGCGAAGACTCCGGAGCAAGTGGCGCGGGAACTGGACTACCTGTCCAGCCGCTACGACTCTACCCGGTTTCGTCTGGTGGACAACATCATCGACATGAAATACGTGGACAAGTTGTTCGGCCAGTTCGCGGCGGACCACTTGGATCTGGACGTTTTTATCGAAACCAAGAGCAATCTGCACAAGAAACAGATTCAGACCCTCGCTCAGGGCGGGGTGAAATGCATGCAACCGGGCATCGAGAGTTTGAGTCAGGCCCAGCTTCACGAGATGGACAAGGGCGTGAGCCCCATGCAAAACGTCCAGTGCTTGAAGTGGAGCTTGTACTACCATGTCGATATCTCCTGGAACATCCTGTTGGGCTTTCCTCATGAAACGGATGAGGACTACCGGAAACAGATCGAGCTGATTCCCTCTCTATTGCATCTTCAGCCTCCCCAAGGAGTCGGCAAGTTTTGGCTCGAGCGGTTCAGCCCTTATTTCACCAGGCCGGAACAGTACGGCATTCGCATCACGGGACCAGGATTAGCCTACCACTATGTGTATGATCCCAAGGTGGTGGATTTGCGGAAAATCGCCTACGACTTCGAGTACGAGATCGACCATAAAGTCTCCCCGGGGCGCTACGAAGAGTTGACCCAGTTGGTTCGTGACTGGCAGCAGAGACATGCCTCCGCAGACAAGCCGTTTCTCTACTATTCCAAGTCCCTGAGCTATGTGACCGTCTACGATGGGCGGTCGAGCGACAGGCCGACGCGGACGCGCTACGACTGGCCGGCGTCCTCCATTCTCGAGTTGTGCAACGAAGCGCCCAAGTCCCTGGAGCAGATCCGGGCAGGGTTGAAGGAAGCGGGACGGGGGCAAGTCCCCGATCCCGCCTCGCTGGAAGACCTGTTCGCGGCCTTGATCGCTCGGCGCATCCTCTACGTCGAGCGCGGCAAGTACTTTACCCTCGCCCTTCCCACCAACTCGACGTTCTAA
- a CDS encoding helix-turn-helix domain-containing protein, whose amino-acid sequence MGKNSRAEPIANIENRLRSLRIAKGLSQGALAGMAGVTRQAIYAIEGSQYLPTTAVALRLAGALDCRVEDLFSLIAGGEIVEGELVGSLPSDPVQARVKVARVGSRLLVRPVAGLGEVLNFTVPADGLLVGSPTALRRTVREGDRVRVRLLRDRRIVDGEIVVAGCDPAIFLAGEYLRRRQDQTTVVEWSMGSSAAMEALKRGEVHVAGLHIVDPKSGESNLPYLRRHWKGPEVQVVTFASWEQGLMVRHGNPKGIKGVGDLTRKGVVLINREAGAGARLLLDQKLAAAGIKVDQVKGYQRSASSHLEVARLIAEGQADVGMGVRSAARLLGLEFLPLQEERYDLVIPTRYFADHPGLERLLDILVSRPFRTEVEALGGYDTRETGKVQTL is encoded by the coding sequence ATGGGGAAAAACAGCCGCGCCGAACCGATCGCAAACATCGAGAATCGCTTGCGCAGCTTGCGTATCGCCAAGGGGCTTTCGCAGGGAGCTCTGGCTGGCATGGCCGGAGTCACGCGCCAGGCCATCTATGCCATCGAAGGCAGCCAGTATTTGCCTACGACGGCGGTGGCGCTGCGCCTAGCCGGCGCCCTCGACTGTCGGGTCGAAGATCTCTTCAGTCTCATTGCCGGTGGAGAGATCGTCGAAGGGGAGTTGGTCGGGTCTCTTCCGTCCGATCCGGTCCAGGCCCGCGTCAAAGTGGCGAGGGTTGGAAGTCGCCTATTGGTCAGGCCGGTTGCAGGGCTGGGGGAAGTGTTGAACTTTACCGTCCCGGCCGATGGGCTGCTCGTTGGGTCTCCCACCGCGTTACGCCGGACTGTGCGGGAAGGGGATCGCGTGCGGGTCCGACTCCTGAGAGATCGCCGGATCGTGGATGGAGAGATCGTCGTGGCTGGCTGCGATCCGGCCATCTTTCTCGCCGGTGAGTATCTCCGCCGCCGGCAGGACCAGACGACGGTCGTCGAATGGTCCATGGGGAGTTCTGCCGCCATGGAAGCGCTCAAACGGGGAGAGGTACATGTAGCCGGTCTCCACATTGTGGACCCGAAGTCCGGCGAATCGAACCTGCCCTACCTACGTCGTCACTGGAAGGGACCGGAGGTCCAAGTGGTGACCTTCGCCTCCTGGGAGCAGGGGCTGATGGTCAGGCACGGCAATCCGAAGGGCATCAAAGGGGTGGGGGATCTGACGCGCAAGGGCGTGGTCTTGATCAATCGCGAAGCAGGGGCCGGCGCGCGGCTGTTGCTGGACCAAAAGTTGGCAGCGGCCGGTATCAAAGTCGATCAGGTTAAGGGGTACCAGCGAAGCGCTAGCTCTCACCTGGAAGTCGCGCGTCTGATCGCGGAAGGGCAGGCGGATGTCGGAATGGGGGTGCGGTCGGCCGCACGTTTATTGGGGTTGGAATTCCTGCCGTTGCAGGAGGAACGGTACGACTTAGTCATTCCTACGCGATATTTTGCCGACCATCCAGGCTTGGAACGATTGCTGGATATCTTGGTCAGCCGTCCGTTTCGCACCGAAGTCGAGGCCTTGGGCGGATATGACACGCGGGAAACCGGAAAGGTTCAGACGTTGTGA
- the modA gene encoding molybdate ABC transporter substrate-binding protein, which yields MAPILLATWVVVAVCMVVFGMGGLASASGEELTIAAASDLNFAFKKIVSDFEKATGTHVRLSLGSSGNFFSQIQHGAPYDLYFSADIRYPQKLEQTGHAVPGSLYKYAVGRIVVWTPKSSPVPVSQVGMDALLDPSIKKIAIANPKHAPYGRAAIAAMEHFKIYDRVKEKLVLGENISQAAQFVESGAADIGIVALSLASAPAMKEAGQYWEIPAASHPALEQGAVIVAGTKQQQAAKAFLDFLKGPEGRQVMAGYGFVSPE from the coding sequence ATGGCGCCTATTCTGCTTGCAACTTGGGTTGTCGTGGCGGTCTGTATGGTGGTTTTTGGAATGGGAGGACTTGCGTCGGCCTCAGGCGAGGAGTTGACCATCGCCGCTGCCTCCGACTTGAATTTCGCGTTCAAGAAGATCGTGTCGGACTTTGAGAAAGCGACGGGTACTCATGTCAGGCTTTCCCTGGGGTCATCGGGCAATTTTTTCTCTCAGATTCAGCACGGGGCTCCGTACGATCTCTATTTCTCGGCGGATATCCGCTACCCCCAGAAGCTGGAACAGACCGGCCATGCGGTGCCCGGCTCCCTCTACAAGTATGCCGTCGGGCGGATTGTGGTCTGGACGCCCAAATCGTCTCCGGTGCCTGTGTCGCAAGTGGGCATGGACGCGTTGCTGGACCCCTCAATCAAAAAGATCGCCATTGCCAACCCGAAACATGCCCCCTATGGGCGGGCCGCCATCGCGGCGATGGAGCATTTCAAGATTTACGACCGGGTCAAGGAGAAGCTTGTGCTGGGTGAGAACATCTCCCAGGCCGCCCAGTTTGTCGAATCCGGCGCGGCCGACATCGGAATCGTCGCCTTGTCGCTGGCGTCGGCACCGGCCATGAAAGAAGCCGGCCAGTATTGGGAAATTCCTGCGGCATCCCATCCGGCGCTCGAGCAGGGAGCGGTCATCGTGGCGGGTACGAAACAACAACAGGCGGCCAAGGCCTTTTTGGATTTTCTGAAGGGGCCGGAGGGACGGCAGGTCATGGCCGGCTACGGATTCGTATCACCCGAATAA
- the modB gene encoding molybdate ABC transporter permease subunit has translation MNWMAILVTLKLATLTSLILVLIGLPLAYWLSFSRWRWKFLAESVVALPLVLPPTVLGFYILVAIGPHSPLGQFYATLVGHPLPFTFEGLLFASILYSLPFAVQPFAAAFEQVDRRLIEASWTLGVSKFRTFFKLIVPMSAAGIVTGAVLSFAHTLGEFGVVLMVGGNIEGVTRTVSIDIYDEVQALNYAGAAKTALFLFVVSYIVLLGVYAMNRKVWALWPQK, from the coding sequence GTGAACTGGATGGCGATCCTGGTCACCCTGAAGCTGGCCACACTCACCTCGTTGATTTTGGTCCTGATCGGTCTGCCGTTGGCCTACTGGTTGAGCTTTTCCCGTTGGCGTTGGAAATTCCTGGCCGAGTCTGTGGTGGCGCTTCCATTGGTGCTGCCGCCGACCGTCCTGGGGTTCTACATTCTCGTTGCAATCGGGCCGCACAGCCCGCTCGGGCAGTTCTATGCGACCCTTGTCGGACATCCCTTGCCCTTCACCTTCGAGGGACTGTTGTTCGCCTCCATTCTGTACAGCCTCCCGTTCGCCGTGCAGCCCTTTGCCGCCGCGTTCGAGCAAGTGGATCGTCGCCTCATTGAAGCCTCCTGGACGTTGGGCGTGTCCAAATTCCGCACCTTCTTCAAGCTGATTGTTCCGATGTCCGCAGCGGGGATAGTCACCGGCGCCGTGTTGAGTTTTGCCCATACCCTGGGCGAGTTCGGAGTGGTGTTGATGGTGGGCGGCAATATTGAAGGCGTGACGCGGACGGTTTCGATTGATATCTACGACGAGGTCCAGGCGCTTAACTATGCAGGTGCCGCCAAGACCGCTCTGTTTCTGTTCGTGGTGTCGTATATCGTCTTGCTGGGCGTCTATGCGATGAACCGGAAGGTCTGGGCCCTATGGCCGCAGAAGTGA